One Haloarchaeobius amylolyticus genomic window, GCGCTCTGTATTCAGCACGGACCACGGAATTTGTTACCTTCTACAGAATTGAACAGAGCACTAATCCCTACCAGAAAGATACCCGAAATCAGTCCTCTGCTAATAGAAACAGTCCCTCGGAGGGGGTAACTGTCGTCACTGCCACCGACTAGCCGTCGGAGACCGAGCGTCAAGAATCCACCTTTCTGGCATCGACCGAACGACCGCAGGGACAGCGAGAGGAGAGGACAGACGGCTCAGCCTTCGACGCCGCCGAACGACAGCCCGCCCTCGATGTACCGCTGTGCGAAGAGGTACACGAGGCCGAGGGGCGTCGCGAACAGCAGCGCGAACGAGGAGAACCGCGCCCACGGGATGGAGTACTCGCCGATGATGGAGTACAGCCCGACCGGGAGCGTGTAGTTCTCGGTGCCGAGCAGCGTCTGGGCGACGATGAACTCCGTCCACCCCGTGAGGAAGGTGAAGATGAACACCGTCGCGAGGCCGGCCTTCGAGAGCGGCAGGATGATCTCGGTGACGACGCGCCACGGGGGTGCGCCGTCGACGATGGCGGCTTCCTCGTAGGAGACGGGGATGCCGTCCATGTAGGTCTTGAGCAGCCAGGTGTTGAACGGCACGGCGGTGGCTGCGTAGTAGACCGAGAGCGCGAGCTTGTTGTCGTTCACGCCGAGCTGGACGAAGACGGTGTACAGCCCGATGAGCAGCGCGATGCCGAGGCCGCCGCCGACCTGGGTCAGCAGGACGTACCCGAACAGGATCTTCTCGCGGCCGATGAACTCGCGCCGGGAGAGCGCGTACGCGCCCGGCACGATGAGCGACATCGCGATGAGGACCGTCGGGATGGCGACGGTGAGGCTGTTGACGAAGAACTTCTTGAACCCGGACGGGTTCTCGATGCCGTAGGCTGAGGCGTCGAGGAACGTGATCGACGGGGTGTTGACCACGATGGCGGAGTTCGTCAGGGGGACGTTGAGGCTGATGGCGTACCCCGGGATGATGAGGTCGCCGATGACCCAGACGAAGTTCTTCATCGTGGGGTTCTGGGGGTAGAGGACGAGCCCGCTGGTCGAGTAGATGGAGCCACCGGAGCTCGACAGCGCAGAGATGAGGATCCAGTACAGCGGGAACAGCAGGGCGAGCAC contains:
- a CDS encoding sugar ABC transporter permease yields the protein MSLLRAVGRSIKEDVKNVLLTPVELVREARYTVHAVRSGKIPATKPLKTAGITLGALVVVLALLFPLYWILISALSSSGGSIYSTSGLVLYPQNPTMKNFVWVIGDLIIPGYAISLNVPLTNSAIVVNTPSITFLDASAYGIENPSGFKKFFVNSLTVAIPTVLIAMSLIVPGAYALSRREFIGREKILFGYVLLTQVGGGLGIALLIGLYTVFVQLGVNDNKLALSVYYAATAVPFNTWLLKTYMDGIPVSYEEAAIVDGAPPWRVVTEIILPLSKAGLATVFIFTFLTGWTEFIVAQTLLGTENYTLPVGLYSIIGEYSIPWARFSSFALLFATPLGLVYLFAQRYIEGGLSFGGVEG